The sequence below is a genomic window from Patescibacteria group bacterium.
CGTACGGTTTCGTATTTCGTAGTATACTATAGTTTTCCACAGAAATCAAGATTCGTGGCTTGACAGATTCTGGTCATTTGTTATAATTTTCTATTATAAAATTAACTTGGAGGATGAGGTAAATTAATATATGAGAGAAAGCGAATATAACATTGACAACGTTCCAAAAAGCGAAAGCAAAACCACGCCGGATCAGTGGGAAAAATATAATGTTCTAGAACGTCTAGAGGTTGTGCTTCGAAACGAATTTCTTGATGGTATAAAAAAATCTATTGATATTAAAGATTTATTTTTTGCCGCCGGAGAAATATGTAAATCAATAATAGAAAAGGGGTTGCCAAATTTAAAAAAATTGACCCCTGGAACTAGAGAGAGGGTTGAAAAATTATTGTCTATGAAAGGAGAATAAATTTTTTATTATGAGTAAAATTTTGGAGGAATTAAAGCGGGTCATCACCAATTCAAAACTATCATCCACAGATCAAAACGATCTTTTAATTTTTTTACCCATTTTACCAGAAAAGGTTTTAGAAAATTTAGTAGAAATTTTTAAAAAATCTCCTAAGGTTTTAGTAGCTTTTAATGAAGATTTTAAAGCCAAACTCGAAGCCTTAATCGATGGCCGTGATGCTTTTCAAAAAATGTTAGAAAAAGAAAAGGAATTGTTAGAGGTCTGGCAAGAAGAATTTGGCAAACAAGAAAAAGAAATAGATTATGGCCTGGAAGAAAAAACCGAAGAAGAGGAAGTTTAAAAATTAAAAAATTATGCCAATCACAAAATCAGCTATAAAAGAATTAAGAAAGGTAAAAAAAAGAACGGCAAGAAATAAAAAAATCAAAGCCAATCTTAAATATTTAGAAAAAAAATTTTTGAAATTTATCAGAGAGAAAAATAAAGAAAAAGCCAGAGAATTTTATCAGAAAATTCAGAAAGCTCTTGATAAAGCCGCCAAAAGAAATGTCATCAAAAAAAACAAAGCCAGCCGAAAAAAATCAAGATTGGCAAAAAAGCTAAATTTTTTATTAAAGAGTTAATTCCTTTTAGCTGTCAGTCATTCACCTTTCTCTCTTTTTCTCTCTTAATGTGTTAACACACTAGAGATTAAAGAGTAATGCATTTCGCTGGCAATAAATAGAAAAATTACATTATTTTTATTTATAGTTTTGCCACCAATAAGTCAAATAAAAGTTCCGGTTGAAGATTGGTTGTCTTGAGTTGATAGTCTATCCTTAGAAGTTCCTGATAGATTTTTTTTAATTCATCTAAAGTATATCTTGGGGCTTGGATTAATGATTTTTTAACACTATAAGGATGAACACCCAATTCACTAGCTAACTGATAATAATTTAAAAATTTCTCTTTCCTATCCTTAATTTGAAGAATAATTCTAAATTGACGAGCCAAAAGATTAAGAAGTTGGGTAAAAGGAATGTCGTTTTCTAATTGTTCCCTAATTAATTGAACGGCTCTTTTTTTATTTTTCTCAACTAGGGCATCAATTAAATTAAAAATATCTTCTTCTGGTTTGGTTTCAACTATTAATTTAACATTTTTCGCCGAAATTTTGCCTTGACCATAAGCTATTAATTTATCCAATTCAGTACTCATTCGCCAAAGATCAGGTCCAATAAAATTTACCAATAAATCAACAGCTTTTTCTTCGATTTCTCCGTCTCTTTTTTTAACCTCTTCTTTAATCCATTTTCGTAATTCATTATTTTCTAACCAATCAAATTTTTGGGCATATTTTTCTTTTTTTAGCAGACTAAAAAGTTTTTGATGGCTCTCGTTTTGGGGTATCTTTTCTTCGCTTTCGCGAAAAATGACAACATTGTCTTTTTCTTCTTTCTTCTTTCCTTTCTTGCTTTTTCTCACAAAATTAATCACTTCCTGCAATAAAGCAGAATCTTCATTCTGGCTTAAAAGGTTTTCAATAATAATCAATCTTTTTGTCGAAAACAGACCGGGTGAAAAAACGCTCTGTCGAAATTTATCAACGGTTAAATCCTGCCCTTCTAGTCTTAAAACGCTTAAACCTCGCCAATCTCTTTTCTGTTTAAAGTTTTCCACCAAGGCTCGGAGTTTTTC
It includes:
- the rpsT gene encoding 30S ribosomal protein S20, which produces MPITKSAIKELRKVKKRTARNKKIKANLKYLEKKFLKFIREKNKEKAREFYQKIQKALDKAAKRNVIKKNKASRKKSRLAKKLNFLLKS
- the holA gene encoding DNA polymerase III subunit delta, which produces MIFFLYGPDTFRSQEKLRALVENFKQKRDWRGLSVLRLEGQDLTVDKFRQSVFSPGLFSTKRLIIIENLLSQNEDSALLQEVINFVRKSKKGKKKEEKDNVVIFRESEEKIPQNESHQKLFSLLKKEKYAQKFDWLENNELRKWIKEEVKKRDGEIEEKAVDLLVNFIGPDLWRMSTELDKLIAYGQGKISAKNVKLIVETKPEEDIFNLIDALVEKNKKRAVQLIREQLENDIPFTQLLNLLARQFRIILQIKDRKEKFLNYYQLASELGVHPYSVKKSLIQAPRYTLDELKKIYQELLRIDYQLKTTNLQPELLFDLLVAKL